The Oryza glaberrima chromosome 5, OglaRS2, whole genome shotgun sequence DNA segment CCTTTCTATTTCTAATTCATGAACAGCTATTCAGATACATGTTGTCATGTATCACATGGACCTTCCTCAAAGTCTTCAAGATGAGTATGGTGGGTGGATTAGCCCCAAAATTGTGTAAGCACTGAGCAATAATTTCATAATCATGAATTATAGGAGTCATCAGAAAGTTAATCCTCTTGCCTTTGTGTTGTAGAGATGACTTCACAGCATATGCTGATGTGTGCTTCCGCGAGTTCGGTGACAGAGTTGCGCATTGGACAACTGTACTTGAACCAAATGCAATGGCTCAAGCTGGCTATGACATGGGGATTCTGCCGCCTAACCGTTGCTCATATCCATTTGGCAGCAATTGTACAGCTGGAAATTCCAGTGTTGAGCCATACTTGTTTATACACCATAGCCTGCTAGCTCATGCTTCAGCTGTTAGACTTTACAGGGAGAAGTACAAGGTGGGTATGCATTACAATCTGAACTTTTCTGCTTCTTCTGAATATCTTTTGAAAATTTCTGTGtgttctaaattatttttatgaatTGAAGAAACTGAATTTAACTGTTTCAGGTTGCACAGAAGGGCATTATTGGCataaatatatactccatgTGGTTCTACCCATTCACAGATTCAGCTGAAGATATTGGTGCCACTGAAAGGGCAAAGAAGTTCATTTATGGCTGGTATTGTCATGTTATATATAATATCTCTTAGTGTATTACTATATGCATACTCCTCACTTTAATTACTGTTCCTATAGCATTTCAAGTTCAAGTTAATTATTTGTTAATAGTGGAAATATGGGGAAAATCTGACACGATAATTAGAATGGGGAAAATACATGCCTCTCCAGAACAAAGTTATCTCTTGTGTTCCCTCTTGATTTGGTTGTAAGTTGTTACCAGCCACTTCAGTGAACTCTACTGTTATTGCATCttactataatttttatatttctcaCTGTATTACTAAATTCACTCCTCAGTTTACCCTACCTTTGAACTTTCATGTTCAAGTTAATTATTTGTTCATAGTAGCAATATGGGGAAAGTCTGACAAAACGATAATTACCCAGGGGAAACACATGCGGCACTCTAGTACAATTCTAGTGTTCCTTGTAGATTTGGTTGTAAGCTTATTAACAGTCAATTCAGTGAATTCTACTGTTATTGCATCCTTAATTTTCATAGTTGACTCTGAATCCCGACATTGTGTCATGTAACCAAATTTGCAGGATCTTGCATCCTTTGGTGTTCGGAGATTACCCAGATACCATGAAGAAGGCCGCTGGTTCCCGCCTTCCGATCTTCTCTAACCATGAATCTGAGATGGTTACTAATTCGTTCGACTTCATTGGATTGAATCATTATTCCTCAGTCTACACGAGCAATAATAATAACGTAGTAAAGGCACCGTTACAGGACTTGACTGCTGACGTTGCTACTTTGTTCAGAGGTTGAAAATTCATATGGATATGCTTTTATTGtgcatatattttaaaagtataTGAAGTTCACTCATTTtgcgtgtgtgtgtatgtgtttgCAGTGACCAAGAATGACACACCTACTCCAGTGGTGATAACCGATATTACTATTTTTGCTGAAAACTACTGAACTTATCGTAACTTCTGCAGGCTGTAAAATGGTTTTGCTTGTTGCTCTTGAAACAGTTTGTACCAGGAACCATAGTAGATCCTCGGGGGCTAGAGCATGCACTTAAATATATTCGGGAAAAGTACGGAAATTTGCCGATTTATATCCAGGAAAATGGTTAGTTCAATCCCTTCAATTATGTAGCACTCGCAGAGTCTCAGCTGTTAACTTTAAGGTTCagaaaaatatgatttataGCTCATATTCTGTCACTAATTTCACTTGGCATTGCATCAGGCAGTGGATCATCAAGTGAAACCCTGGATGATGTGGAGAGGATTAACTACTTAGCAAAATACATCGCAGCCACACTGAAAGCCATCAGGTGCTTAAGCCTTGTGCTTCACTAACTGATCTACTCTTTCTCTAGTAGAATATTTTCATATACTCTAAGAACACATCTCTACCTAATCATAAGATTTCACTCGTGGATCTTAATACTGAATGACtcatcgatggatcgatcgattgattgtAGGAGTGGTGCCAATGTGAAGGGGTACTCCATGTGGTCATTTGTTGATCTCTACGAGCTCTTTGGTGGTTACTCCACTTGGCATTTTGGCCTTGTTGCTGTCGATTTCGACAGCGAAAAACGGAGAAGGCAGCCGAGACGCTCTGCTAGCTGGTATTCAGAGTTCCTGAAGAACAATTCAGTCATCAGGGTGGAGGATGGTTTTGTCTCTGCAGCCTCTCATGCTCAGCTCTGAGTGCTGCCACTCTGAAACCATCCTATTCTCCTGCATTCCagtgatatgaatatatgatgatGTATTAGAGTTCAGAGATGGAAATTGTAAAGGTGTACTACGTCTGCAAAGTGCAAACTACTCAGAGTTCATGCTGATATTATCTTCAGTTTAGAATTGTACACACAAAGTTTCAaaagatttttcaaaattttcagtaGAAAgcttttaaatttgagttgaaagcaTTGAAAATTGAATTGAAAGCATCGAATTTtcgttgatttttgttttttgaatttttgagttcaaagtttaaatttttagATAGAAAGttcactgattttttttttcaaatttcaatcaaCACTTTCCATTTGAGAAAAGAAACGCGAGTGGACGAGCTGGAACATGTGGCCCTAGCGAAGCTGTTCGTCCCctgaaatctattatattattaaaacagctttaaaAGGAGTCACTACGTTCATTGTCAGAGCTAGAAATtcccatattaatcggagaaaaagaaaaaaaagaaaatgagagtccaagtagaagtacaatttaaaaatagctgaaattcggaattaaaataagcaatattgaaagaagtttccatataagaacccaatacgacattaatcaaaattcgaaataaaaataaaataaaatccaaaattagaaaaggaaaggagagtgcaagtagaaatacaatttaaaaatagctgaaattcggaattaaaaataagcaatattgaaagaagtttccatataagaacccaatacgagattaatcaaaattcaaaataaaaataaaataaaatctaaaattagaaaagaaaatgagagtccaagtatgaatacaatttaaaaatagctgaaattcggaattaaaaataaggaatattaaaagaagagtctatataagaacccaatacgagattaattaaaatttggaataaaaataaataaatccgaaattagcaaaagaaaataaaaaaagagttcaagtaggaatacattttaaaattagctgaaattcggaattgaaaataagcaatattgaaagaagaatccatataagaacccaatacgagattaattaaaatttagaataaaaataaaataatatccaaaattagaaaaattaaaagagagttcaagtaggaatacaattttgaaacaactgaaattaaaaataaaaaataaaaacattaaaagaacacaatacggtattaactaaaagttttttaaaaaatttctgaaattagaaaaagaaaaataagatttcaattatcGAGCGACTTCTTCAATATGGTACTGCTCCGAAAAGTACTAAGCTACTATGAATCACATTTTATTAATGTTACACAGCTCTTACACATATTTTTCACTCCCTCATGACTTCAGGAACCGAATGAAGTTTTCAGACTAAAGGTTGCCGCCAACCTAATCAACACTACTCTAAATATAGTGCTTGCTGTCCACGACGACATCAGTCGTCTACATTCAGAAAATTTGTCCACATCTCAAGTTACAATGAAGCTTCGAAGCCAATTAGTGACATCTTTGAAACACTGTATTTCCATCTAAGTGTATCTATCTAAACTTTTCTATTATGCAACACTGTTTTTCCATCTAGGTTATTTCCAATCAATTATCAGCCATGTATTCAAAACTACTATCTCTATTTTCCAAGCTCCGGTCCATTGCAACATTTCTTTCAAACTGAAAGGAAGAACAAGTGCTGGATGTTACCTTACTAGGCTTAGCTTTTTCCATCTGCGCGAAAGGAAATACGCCCGCATCACCTCAACCTTCGCCGGGCCTCAACTCTTCGCGGTGTAGCACATCGATCTTCCGGTTCTTCTCCACAACACCCACAGCACCTCATGCAGCCGCACCTACGCCACGACACCCGCAGCACCTCATGCAGCCGCATCTCCCCACCGGTGCTTCATTCAGAACACCAGACCCATCCTTCCCTCCACCTATCGCCTCCATTGCTCCAAGGGGAGCACGAGCGGATGGAGGCGCGCTGGTTCCAGATCTAAGCGCCATCCCTCCATCCCCTGCGCCGGCGGGAGCAACGGCACGCCACACGCGCCGATCGACCGGACCCATCCCTCCATCCCCTTCACTGGTTCCAGAGGGGAAAATCCCTATGTGTGCGCCAACAAATCGTAGAGAaaggaaacaaaacaaattaggGAGAAAGGAAAGAGATGGCTCGGTGCGACAGAAAGGAAAGAGATGGCTCGATCTGATCCCGGCGGAAATCAGAGACCCCTTCTCCCTCGATACGCGAAATTACGATTTTTACCCCCACCCCCCCCGGCGCGCGTGGTACCCCGCGGTTCCAACCTCAGCCATGGCAGATCGACGGTAAAAATTCTGTATTTTTAGGTTAATAAACTTCACTCGTTTTCCttatgtgtttcttttttttttggtagtcACCAAGAATGACACACCAGTCCAGAGGTGATGGCCTACTGTCTCTGCTaagaactactccctctgttccataatataagggattttgagtttttgcttgcacggtttgaccactcgtcttattcaaaaaaaatttggaattattatttacttttttgtgacttactttattatccaaaataagTTACCAGTGAACGACTAATTGATCCATCTGATCACAGGAATGGTGCGAATGTGAAGGGATATTCCGTTTGGTCATTCATGGATCTCTACGAGTTATTTGGTGGATATAACACTTGGCATTACGGACTTATTGCCGTCGATTTCAGCAGCGCAGAACGGAGAAGGCAGCCGAAGCGCTCTGCTAGCTGGTACTCAGACTTCCTGAAGAACAATGCTGTCATCAGGGTGGAGGATGGCTCCTCTGTCTCTGTAGCTGCTCATGCTCAACTCTGAGTGCTGCctctcccaagtcccaaacCATATGTATTCTATTCTCCCAGTGATACGATGATGTATTTTTCAGTATTCAAAGTTGAGAAGTTGTGAAGGTGTACTACTCTGCAATGTGCAAGCTACTGGGAGTTCTTGCTGCTATATTTCTTCAGTGCAGAGTGGTGTACAAAATTTCGTTCATGATAGATAACACATAGAACGGATGATTGGTGATTGGCTACTCTATATGATAGTTTGCCACAAATTTTAAAGTGTCCCAAAGTAAATTATGCCCAAAATAAAAGACATCCTAGTATTTTTCATGTAATAatttgttgggtttagtcccacatcagTAATTAATGTGAGGagagcacgacttaaaaggtggaGGCAGTCCTCACCCATTAGACTaatcttttgggttgtgtagtcCTATGACCTAAAGTTGTGATTCCGGTTGGGTCTATGGTGAAGCAGACCCAATATATGTGAACTGGGTGGCCCACGGTTGGTGGGCTGGGTTGCGcactctaacaagtggtatcagagcctagaTTTGAAATCCGAAACGATTTCCATGGGTCACATGGGTCgatgtgacgggggagattgttgggtttagtcccatgTCGGTAGTTGATGATGcggagcacgacttaaaaggtgtTGTGACGATTTGAAATCCGAAACGATTTCCATGGGTCACATGGGTCgatgtgacgggggagattgttgggtttagttcCATGTCGATAATTGATGATGcggagcacgacttaaaaggtgtTGCGACTTCGGTTGGATATGTGGTAGAGCAGGCCTAATGTAATCATATGTACTTCAAGTGCAAATCTTCACCTATAATAATAACTTCAGAAAATCTCAGTCATGGATCTTACTGGTGATCGAATGGCTGACCAACCGATCGATTGGATCGTAGGAATGGAGTGAATTTGAACGGATACTCCATGTGGTCATTCATGGATCCCTACGAGTTGTTTGGTGCATATAACACTGGGCATTATGGACTTGTTGCCGTCGATTTTAATAGCGCAGAATGGAGAAGGCAACCGAGACGCTCGGCTAGCTGGTACTCAAACTTCCTGAAGAACAATGCTGTTATCTGGGTGGAGGATGGCTCATTTGTCTCTGCAACCTCTCATGCGCTCTCAACTTTGAGTGCTGCCACTCCCAAACCATCCTATTATCCCAATGATATGATTATGTATTTTTGAAAGGTGGAATGCTCTTCAAAGTGCAAACTACTTAGAGTTTTTGGTGATGCTGTCTTCAGTATAGAGTGGTATGCACAAAATTACATTAATGATAAGAACACATAAAAAGGGTGATTGGAGATTGGCTACTACCTGTGATAATTTGCCACCACATGTTTTAATAAAATGTGTTGATTGTATACCACATAGTctcctaagaaaaaaaaaactcgagaCTCCTAAGAAAAATGGGACAAATAACGGTAACATGCAAGGAATCTcgtaaatttaaaattttcaaaataattttatatttggtTTTTAGGGTTTTCCCATCACCAATCCTTTTTCCACATTGCCTTTTAAATcgataataataaataaataaaagttaacctataaattatttttatttttttttgttacttcaTTCATTTTCCTTTATGGCTTACCGGTTGAAGCTCAGCCGGTCAGATTCACCCTTTATATACCCTTATCTGGAAGATACTcactctgttccaaaatataagaacataCAAACAGATAAGTCATTTCCTACTGCTACGGATTTGGATAGGTAGGAAATGTCCCATTTGGTCATTCGGTCTTCggttcttatatttttggacggaggtagtataaattTGTCTCAATTTGTGCAGGAATTGAATTGGTTCCTACGTAAAATCCTTTTAAATCTTGGGTGTGATGAGGCCTTTGAATGAATTCCTGATTCCTGAATGGAATGGAAACATAATAAATGATGAAAAGTATGGGGTTATTATttggcttgggccggcccatgtAGGGGCCCAACCTAGCCGAATAAAACCCCGTTGCTTCCCTCCCTTTAAAGTCCCTAGTGTCGCCACCCACagcctctcccccctctctgacggcgccgccgcacgACACGACAACCAACCGAAGCCagcctctcccgccgccgccgccgccgccaccgtcgccgccggacaGGTACCTACCTTGCTTCCTCCCCACCCTCTTCCTTCCCCAGGTCTCGGCCATCGTATTGGCGCTTGCGGGCGCTCGCGCGGGCTCGCTAGCTGCATGCCGATCAAGAGCGAGGCGAGCATGTGTCGATCGTTGTTTGTTTTGTGTGTGTTCATTCCTGCTctgttctagctagctaggactaGAGCGCCTGCTCTTGCTGCTTTTGGTGGCGAAGTGAAATCttgcgacggccggcggcgggagatgGCCGTTGCCGTTTGTAATGGTctgtcggccgccgccgccgtcatatTGTATGGTATGGTATGTCGGATGGAGGCTATAGGGCGGTGGGATTGAGATTTGATCGGCGGCGGTCGAGTTCCGACTTCCGACTTCCCCCAGTAGCTAGTGCTTGTTCACGATAGCGGTGGAGCCACCTCCCCGTTGGTTCGGCCGTGCCGCCGTCTCCTCTATCGACTAGAGCCATCGTTTAGCTTATCTGCAGAATAAGTGAAACGGTATATTTTtgtaaacgaaaagtaatttgtcaataaaacttttatatacatacgtGTTTTTAGtaatctaaaagcaaaagctgaaaaataaacttcgatgaaaaaaaatcttaaaatcagctctaaatttaaggttgaaaattcaaatttttgctgataagcataagcaaaaaGAAGAGGCTATAGAAATTAGTCGATCATCGAAAAATGCTACTACATTAATTGTTCAGGCTTGCCGAAGCCGCTGGCTCTGCCACTCTCCTGTCCATGGAGATGTTACTAGTATCCTTCCGGTTAATTACTGGGTATATAGCTAGATATACTCCATATACTGGGAGGTTTTGgcaaagctaagctagctaggttctttatagaaaaataaatggaaatgaaaaagaaaatcagttcTTTGTATTGCCGATTTGGTTTTGGTTGCGCGTTTCATATTCCGTGCTCTTTGTCGTGCCGCAGCTGCCTGGTTGAGATTGAATTGCAACCTTACGAAAAAAAATGCGAGATCTTTTGCCAGCTGCGCGCTGATCGATCGGCAAGCTTGGATTTCTTGGCTGCCCCGTGCGACTTGCGTTGCATCCATGAGCCTGTTAATTTCATCGTTAAATTTCTCTCGGCATTATTCCTCCCATTATTCCACCTGTAGCTGTAGCTACTAGTTAGTACTACCCTTGTAAACCTTGTTTGGTTAGACTAATAGTATTAGGAACTCACCtcatatatttcttttcttctcctgaATAGCATTGCTGTTACATTCAGAAGTTCAGTCTGCCAGCCCTTTCTGCTCGAAAATCCATTTTTGCCCAGTACTccgtaccttttttttttggttcagatAGCCTCTAtccaaaaagggaaaaagagaaaagaaaagaagtccATGGGCTTGTAAGGCGCGGCCCAAATAGGCCCATGTGAGAGGCCCATTAGGGTTACTCGTATTGCGTGCGCCACCGCATGCGTCTCTCTTggcttgtttttgttttttttttttcctcctccttttGCTGTGCTTTGGCTCGtttactcttctttttctcGCCTCCCGCGAGCTTCTCCCTCCGCTGCTCagctgcggcggccgccgccgccgcgagcactCGCGTTTCGCACAGAGGCCAGcattcgcccgcgccgccgctggctctctcccttctcctgcTCTGCGATAGACGAcgacgcagccgcagccgcagccgccgcggggaggagcaggagggaggAGTGTGTGTGGCCGCcttcctctcctcgccgccacggcggccgtCGCCGGAGGGAAGCGTCCGGTGCCTCTCCAACCAAGCTGGCCACTGGGTTAGTTGCGAGGACTTGGTTCCAATGTTTTTTCGAATTCGATCGCTAGCTCGGCGGGAGATAGATGAACCCCGCGTAGCTGCTCTCGTGGATCCGGTTAGTGATCCGTAGGTATCTAGACGGCAATGGCGCCACTGGGAACTGTGGAGATGTGGGTAGAGGCTCGAGTGGTGGAATACTAAGTGCTCGTGAGTAAATTTCTGGGAGGCGGTGAGTCTGTGGAAGCTTTGTGTTTGGACTGCTTGCTAGAAGAAATCGAGGATTAAGTCTGGTGTAGAATAGCTCCATCTGTGATATATATTTAGAGGGTTGATTTATCTGAATCTTGAGCCATTTGCAATGTGGATAATTCAGAGGTGTACATGTTTTCTGGATTTTCGGTGTCTACATttcagtttgttttt contains these protein-coding regions:
- the LOC127774741 gene encoding beta-glucosidase 21, with amino-acid sequence METRRPLHLLLVFLSSPWLLLLLLLLVVQGTSSLQFTRDDFPHDFAFGAGTSAYQYEGGAAEDGRTPSIWDTYTHSGRHPEDETGDVASDGYHKYKEDVKLMSEIGLEAYRFTISWSRLIPSGRGAVNLKALQFYNSMINELVKAAIQIHVVMYHMDLPQSLQDEYGGWISPKIVDDFTAYADVCFREFGDRVAHWTTVLEPNAMAQAGYDMGILPPNRCSYPFGSNCTAGNSSVEPYLFIHHSLLAHASAVRLYREKYKVAQKGIIGINIYSMWFYPFTDSAEDIGATERAKKFIYGWILHPLVFGDYPDTMKKAAGSRLPIFSNHESEMVTNSFDFIGLNHYSSVYTSNNNNVVKAPLQDLTADVATLFRVTKNDTPTPVFVPGTIVDPRGLEHALKYIREKYGNLPIYIQENGSGSSSETLDDVERINYLAKYIAATLKAIRSGANVKGYSMWSFVDLYELFGGYSTWHFGLVAVDFDSEKRRRQPRRSASWYSEFLKNNSVIRVEDGFVSAASHAQL
- the LOC127774204 gene encoding beta-glucosidase 20-like; translated protein: MARSDPGGNQRPLLPRYAKLRFLPPPPPARVVPRGSNLSHGRSTVKILNGANVKGYSVWSFMDLYELFGGYNTWHYGLIAVDFSSAERRRQPKRSASWYSDFLKNNAVIRVEDGSSVSVAAHAQL